A DNA window from Vagococcus penaei contains the following coding sequences:
- the pth gene encoding aminoacyl-tRNA hydrolase, whose protein sequence is MKLIVGLGNPGAKYRGTKHNVGFITLDELAYREKIEFNKTQFEADTAEFFYKGEKIILAKPLTYMNESGRSIRPLMTYYNIPVEDVVVVYDDLDLSIGRIRLRQKGSAGGHNGIKSLISHFGTQEFNRIKVGIDRPSRSEEVVSYVLSTFPKETHEEMLAAVNLAVDAIQFWLDGQTFVDTMNQFNRKKS, encoded by the coding sequence GTGAAATTAATAGTAGGTTTAGGCAATCCAGGGGCTAAATACCGTGGAACAAAGCACAATGTGGGATTTATTACCTTAGACGAATTAGCTTACCGAGAAAAAATCGAGTTTAATAAAACACAATTTGAAGCGGATACAGCTGAATTTTTTTATAAAGGTGAAAAAATAATATTAGCTAAACCATTAACTTATATGAATGAATCTGGACGTTCGATTCGTCCATTAATGACTTATTATAATATCCCAGTGGAAGACGTTGTCGTCGTTTATGATGATCTTGACTTATCCATTGGGCGCATTCGTTTGCGCCAAAAAGGTAGTGCTGGCGGTCACAATGGTATTAAAAGTTTAATTTCCCATTTTGGAACACAAGAATTTAATCGAATCAAGGTTGGGATTGATCGGCCAAGTCGCTCTGAGGAAGTGGTATCTTATGTATTAAGTACTTTTCCTAAAGAGACGCATGAAGAGATGCTAGCAGCTGTTAATTTAGCGGTTGATGCTATTCAGTTCTGGCTAGATGGTCAGACATTTGTTGATACGATGAATCAATTTAATCGGAAAAAGTCATAA